From one Humulus lupulus chromosome 8, drHumLupu1.1, whole genome shotgun sequence genomic stretch:
- the LOC133797317 gene encoding growth-regulating factor 1-like isoform X4 — protein MMSGKSRFPFTASQWQELEHQALIFKYMVSGIPIPPDLLFTLKRSYLDSAVLPSKLFPHHSQHGNVGWNCFQMGLGRKIDPEPGRCRRTDGKKWRCSKEAFPDSKYCERHMHRGKNRSRKPVEVLKTTGTNSNLSTPSTLTTTLVSSTKNRSNNSLSSLSSLTSEGQNRHLHPSCYLNPHLDHQQPFSVYNHSSSSSRPPGIGLSSQDSNTSLLFDSGSYSNADLRYVYGLKEEVDEHSFFSEEPSRTHVRDLSMDDTWQLTPLTMSCSSSSSKQRSCSGLQSEHSYLQLQNSTHGYKQHSKQDQHHCDLMRNDVKMERKEATQKTIHFIDEWPVKEKDSWLELDDKSSNSGSVSTTQLSISIPTSSYDFPLFNTCRTHNGD, from the exons ATGATGAGTGGAAAGAGCAGGTTTCCCTTCACTGCATCTCAATGGCAAGAGCTTGAACACCAAGCTCTCATCTTCAAGTATATGGTCTCAGGAATTCCCATCCCACCTGATCTTCTCTTCACCCTTAAAAGAAGCTATTTGGACTCTGCAGTACTACCTTCAAAGCTCTTCCCACACCATTCTCAACATGGTAATG tTGGGTGGAACTGTTTCCAAATGGGCTTAGGAAGGAAGATAGACCCTGAGCCAGGGAGGTGCAGGAGAACAGATGGCAAAAAATGGAGATGTTCCAAGGAAGCTTTTCCGGATTCAAAATACTGTGAAAGGCACATGCACAGAGGGAAGAACCGTTCAAGAAAGCCTGTGGAAGTTTTGAAAACAACTGGGACAAACTCGAATCTCTCAACCCCATCAACACTTACAACAACACTTGTCTCATCAACCAAGAATCGGTCTAATAACTCCCTTTCTTCACTGTCATCCCTGACTTCTGAAGGCCAAAACCGCCATCTTCACCCTTCCTGTTATCTCAACCCCCATCTTGATCATCAACAGCCTTTCAGTGTTTACAACCACAGTTCATCTTCTTCAAGGCCTCCTGGAATAGGTTTGTCATCTCAAGACAGCAACACATCATTGCTTTTCGACTCTGGGTCTTACTCTAATGCGGACTTAAG GTACGTTTATGGGCTTAAAGAGGAGGTTGATGAGCATTCATTCTTTTCAGAAGAGCCTTCAAGGACTCATGTAAGAGACTTATCTATGGATGACACTTGGCAACTCACGCCACTAACAATgagttgttcttcttcttcttcaaaacaGAGGAGTTGCTCTGGTTTACAAAGTGAGCATTCTTATTTGCAGCTTCAGAACTCTACACATGGCTATAAACAACACAGCAAGCAAGATCAGCATCATTGTGATTTGATGAGGAATGATGTAAAAATGGAGAGAAAGGAAGCAACCCAGAAAACCATTCACTTCATTGATGAATGGCCagtaaaagaaaaagattcaTGGCTGGAGTTGGATGACAAATCATCAAACAGTGGATCTGTGTCCACTACCCAGCTTTCAATTTCGATTCCCACCTCTTCATATGACTTTCCTCTCTTCAATACTTGTAGAACTCATAATG GTGATTGA
- the LOC133797317 gene encoding growth-regulating factor 1-like isoform X1: protein MMSGKSRFPFTASQWQELEHQALIFKYMVSGIPIPPDLLFTLKRSYLDSAVLPSKLFPHHSQHGNVGWNCFQMGLGRKIDPEPGRCRRTDGKKWRCSKEAFPDSKYCERHMHRGKNRSRKPVEVLKTTGTNSNLSTPSTLTTTLVSSTKNRSNNSLSSLSSLTSEGQNRHLHPSCYLNPHLDHQQPFSVYNHSSSSSRPPGIGLSSQDSNTSLLFDSGSYSNADLRKSRYVYGLKEEVDEHSFFSEEPSRTHVRDLSMDDTWQLTPLTMSCSSSSSKQRSCSGLQSEHSYLQLQNSTHGYKQHSKQDQHHCDLMRNDVKMERKEATQKTIHFIDEWPVKEKDSWLELDDKSSNSGSVSTTQLSISIPTSSYDFPLFNTCRTHNGD from the exons ATGATGAGTGGAAAGAGCAGGTTTCCCTTCACTGCATCTCAATGGCAAGAGCTTGAACACCAAGCTCTCATCTTCAAGTATATGGTCTCAGGAATTCCCATCCCACCTGATCTTCTCTTCACCCTTAAAAGAAGCTATTTGGACTCTGCAGTACTACCTTCAAAGCTCTTCCCACACCATTCTCAACATGGTAATG tTGGGTGGAACTGTTTCCAAATGGGCTTAGGAAGGAAGATAGACCCTGAGCCAGGGAGGTGCAGGAGAACAGATGGCAAAAAATGGAGATGTTCCAAGGAAGCTTTTCCGGATTCAAAATACTGTGAAAGGCACATGCACAGAGGGAAGAACCGTTCAAGAAAGCCTGTGGAAGTTTTGAAAACAACTGGGACAAACTCGAATCTCTCAACCCCATCAACACTTACAACAACACTTGTCTCATCAACCAAGAATCGGTCTAATAACTCCCTTTCTTCACTGTCATCCCTGACTTCTGAAGGCCAAAACCGCCATCTTCACCCTTCCTGTTATCTCAACCCCCATCTTGATCATCAACAGCCTTTCAGTGTTTACAACCACAGTTCATCTTCTTCAAGGCCTCCTGGAATAGGTTTGTCATCTCAAGACAGCAACACATCATTGCTTTTCGACTCTGGGTCTTACTCTAATGCGGACTTAAG AAAAAGCAGGTACGTTTATGGGCTTAAAGAGGAGGTTGATGAGCATTCATTCTTTTCAGAAGAGCCTTCAAGGACTCATGTAAGAGACTTATCTATGGATGACACTTGGCAACTCACGCCACTAACAATgagttgttcttcttcttcttcaaaacaGAGGAGTTGCTCTGGTTTACAAAGTGAGCATTCTTATTTGCAGCTTCAGAACTCTACACATGGCTATAAACAACACAGCAAGCAAGATCAGCATCATTGTGATTTGATGAGGAATGATGTAAAAATGGAGAGAAAGGAAGCAACCCAGAAAACCATTCACTTCATTGATGAATGGCCagtaaaagaaaaagattcaTGGCTGGAGTTGGATGACAAATCATCAAACAGTGGATCTGTGTCCACTACCCAGCTTTCAATTTCGATTCCCACCTCTTCATATGACTTTCCTCTCTTCAATACTTGTAGAACTCATAATG GTGATTGA
- the LOC133797317 gene encoding growth-regulating factor 1-like isoform X2 gives MMSGKSRFPFTASQWQELEHQALIFKYMVSGIPIPPDLLFTLKRSYLDSAVLPSKLFPHHSQHVGWNCFQMGLGRKIDPEPGRCRRTDGKKWRCSKEAFPDSKYCERHMHRGKNRSRKPVEVLKTTGTNSNLSTPSTLTTTLVSSTKNRSNNSLSSLSSLTSEGQNRHLHPSCYLNPHLDHQQPFSVYNHSSSSSRPPGIGLSSQDSNTSLLFDSGSYSNADLRKSRYVYGLKEEVDEHSFFSEEPSRTHVRDLSMDDTWQLTPLTMSCSSSSSKQRSCSGLQSEHSYLQLQNSTHGYKQHSKQDQHHCDLMRNDVKMERKEATQKTIHFIDEWPVKEKDSWLELDDKSSNSGSVSTTQLSISIPTSSYDFPLFNTCRTHNGD, from the exons ATGATGAGTGGAAAGAGCAGGTTTCCCTTCACTGCATCTCAATGGCAAGAGCTTGAACACCAAGCTCTCATCTTCAAGTATATGGTCTCAGGAATTCCCATCCCACCTGATCTTCTCTTCACCCTTAAAAGAAGCTATTTGGACTCTGCAGTACTACCTTCAAAGCTCTTCCCACACCATTCTCAACATG tTGGGTGGAACTGTTTCCAAATGGGCTTAGGAAGGAAGATAGACCCTGAGCCAGGGAGGTGCAGGAGAACAGATGGCAAAAAATGGAGATGTTCCAAGGAAGCTTTTCCGGATTCAAAATACTGTGAAAGGCACATGCACAGAGGGAAGAACCGTTCAAGAAAGCCTGTGGAAGTTTTGAAAACAACTGGGACAAACTCGAATCTCTCAACCCCATCAACACTTACAACAACACTTGTCTCATCAACCAAGAATCGGTCTAATAACTCCCTTTCTTCACTGTCATCCCTGACTTCTGAAGGCCAAAACCGCCATCTTCACCCTTCCTGTTATCTCAACCCCCATCTTGATCATCAACAGCCTTTCAGTGTTTACAACCACAGTTCATCTTCTTCAAGGCCTCCTGGAATAGGTTTGTCATCTCAAGACAGCAACACATCATTGCTTTTCGACTCTGGGTCTTACTCTAATGCGGACTTAAG AAAAAGCAGGTACGTTTATGGGCTTAAAGAGGAGGTTGATGAGCATTCATTCTTTTCAGAAGAGCCTTCAAGGACTCATGTAAGAGACTTATCTATGGATGACACTTGGCAACTCACGCCACTAACAATgagttgttcttcttcttcttcaaaacaGAGGAGTTGCTCTGGTTTACAAAGTGAGCATTCTTATTTGCAGCTTCAGAACTCTACACATGGCTATAAACAACACAGCAAGCAAGATCAGCATCATTGTGATTTGATGAGGAATGATGTAAAAATGGAGAGAAAGGAAGCAACCCAGAAAACCATTCACTTCATTGATGAATGGCCagtaaaagaaaaagattcaTGGCTGGAGTTGGATGACAAATCATCAAACAGTGGATCTGTGTCCACTACCCAGCTTTCAATTTCGATTCCCACCTCTTCATATGACTTTCCTCTCTTCAATACTTGTAGAACTCATAATG GTGATTGA
- the LOC133797317 gene encoding growth-regulating factor 1-like isoform X6 yields MMSGKSRFPFTASQWQELEHQALIFKYMVSGIPIPPDLLFTLKRSYLDSAVLPSKLFPHHSQHGNVGWNCFQMGLGRKIDPEPGRCRRTDGKKWRCSKEAFPDSKYCERHMHRGKNRSRKPVEVLKTTGTNSNLSTPSTLTTTLVSSTKNRSNNSLSSLSSLTSEGQNRHLHPSCYLNPHLDHQQPFSVYNHSSSSSRPPGIGLSSQDSNTSLLFDSGSYSNADLRKSRYVYGLKEEVDEHSFFSEEPSRTHLQNSTHGYKQHSKQDQHHCDLMRNDVKMERKEATQKTIHFIDEWPVKEKDSWLELDDKSSNSGSVSTTQLSISIPTSSYDFPLFNTCRTHNGD; encoded by the exons ATGATGAGTGGAAAGAGCAGGTTTCCCTTCACTGCATCTCAATGGCAAGAGCTTGAACACCAAGCTCTCATCTTCAAGTATATGGTCTCAGGAATTCCCATCCCACCTGATCTTCTCTTCACCCTTAAAAGAAGCTATTTGGACTCTGCAGTACTACCTTCAAAGCTCTTCCCACACCATTCTCAACATGGTAATG tTGGGTGGAACTGTTTCCAAATGGGCTTAGGAAGGAAGATAGACCCTGAGCCAGGGAGGTGCAGGAGAACAGATGGCAAAAAATGGAGATGTTCCAAGGAAGCTTTTCCGGATTCAAAATACTGTGAAAGGCACATGCACAGAGGGAAGAACCGTTCAAGAAAGCCTGTGGAAGTTTTGAAAACAACTGGGACAAACTCGAATCTCTCAACCCCATCAACACTTACAACAACACTTGTCTCATCAACCAAGAATCGGTCTAATAACTCCCTTTCTTCACTGTCATCCCTGACTTCTGAAGGCCAAAACCGCCATCTTCACCCTTCCTGTTATCTCAACCCCCATCTTGATCATCAACAGCCTTTCAGTGTTTACAACCACAGTTCATCTTCTTCAAGGCCTCCTGGAATAGGTTTGTCATCTCAAGACAGCAACACATCATTGCTTTTCGACTCTGGGTCTTACTCTAATGCGGACTTAAG AAAAAGCAGGTACGTTTATGGGCTTAAAGAGGAGGTTGATGAGCATTCATTCTTTTCAGAAGAGCCTTCAAGGACTCAT CTTCAGAACTCTACACATGGCTATAAACAACACAGCAAGCAAGATCAGCATCATTGTGATTTGATGAGGAATGATGTAAAAATGGAGAGAAAGGAAGCAACCCAGAAAACCATTCACTTCATTGATGAATGGCCagtaaaagaaaaagattcaTGGCTGGAGTTGGATGACAAATCATCAAACAGTGGATCTGTGTCCACTACCCAGCTTTCAATTTCGATTCCCACCTCTTCATATGACTTTCCTCTCTTCAATACTTGTAGAACTCATAATG GTGATTGA
- the LOC133797317 gene encoding growth-regulating factor 1-like isoform X3 translates to MMSGKSRFPFTASQWQELEHQALIFKYMVSGIPIPPDLLFTLKRSYLDSAVLPSKLFPHHSQHGNVGWNCFQMGLGRKIDPEPGRCRRTDGKKWRCSKEAFPDSKYCERHMHRGKNRSRKPVEVLKTTGTNSNLSTPSTLTTTLVSSTKNRSNNSLSSLSSLTSEGQNRHLHPSCYLNPHLDHQQPFSVYNHSSSSSRPPGIGLSSQDSNTSLLFDSGSYSNADLSRYVYGLKEEVDEHSFFSEEPSRTHVRDLSMDDTWQLTPLTMSCSSSSSKQRSCSGLQSEHSYLQLQNSTHGYKQHSKQDQHHCDLMRNDVKMERKEATQKTIHFIDEWPVKEKDSWLELDDKSSNSGSVSTTQLSISIPTSSYDFPLFNTCRTHNGD, encoded by the exons ATGATGAGTGGAAAGAGCAGGTTTCCCTTCACTGCATCTCAATGGCAAGAGCTTGAACACCAAGCTCTCATCTTCAAGTATATGGTCTCAGGAATTCCCATCCCACCTGATCTTCTCTTCACCCTTAAAAGAAGCTATTTGGACTCTGCAGTACTACCTTCAAAGCTCTTCCCACACCATTCTCAACATGGTAATG tTGGGTGGAACTGTTTCCAAATGGGCTTAGGAAGGAAGATAGACCCTGAGCCAGGGAGGTGCAGGAGAACAGATGGCAAAAAATGGAGATGTTCCAAGGAAGCTTTTCCGGATTCAAAATACTGTGAAAGGCACATGCACAGAGGGAAGAACCGTTCAAGAAAGCCTGTGGAAGTTTTGAAAACAACTGGGACAAACTCGAATCTCTCAACCCCATCAACACTTACAACAACACTTGTCTCATCAACCAAGAATCGGTCTAATAACTCCCTTTCTTCACTGTCATCCCTGACTTCTGAAGGCCAAAACCGCCATCTTCACCCTTCCTGTTATCTCAACCCCCATCTTGATCATCAACAGCCTTTCAGTGTTTACAACCACAGTTCATCTTCTTCAAGGCCTCCTGGAATAGGTTTGTCATCTCAAGACAGCAACACATCATTGCTTTTCGACTCTGGGTCTTACTCTAATGCGGACTTAAG CAGGTACGTTTATGGGCTTAAAGAGGAGGTTGATGAGCATTCATTCTTTTCAGAAGAGCCTTCAAGGACTCATGTAAGAGACTTATCTATGGATGACACTTGGCAACTCACGCCACTAACAATgagttgttcttcttcttcttcaaaacaGAGGAGTTGCTCTGGTTTACAAAGTGAGCATTCTTATTTGCAGCTTCAGAACTCTACACATGGCTATAAACAACACAGCAAGCAAGATCAGCATCATTGTGATTTGATGAGGAATGATGTAAAAATGGAGAGAAAGGAAGCAACCCAGAAAACCATTCACTTCATTGATGAATGGCCagtaaaagaaaaagattcaTGGCTGGAGTTGGATGACAAATCATCAAACAGTGGATCTGTGTCCACTACCCAGCTTTCAATTTCGATTCCCACCTCTTCATATGACTTTCCTCTCTTCAATACTTGTAGAACTCATAATG GTGATTGA
- the LOC133797317 gene encoding growth-regulating factor 1-like isoform X7, with the protein MMSGKSRFPFTASQWQELEHQALIFKYMVSGIPIPPDLLFTLKRSYLDSAVLPSKLFPHHSQHGNVGWNCFQMGLGRKIDPEPGRCRRTDGKKWRCSKEAFPDSKYCERHMHRGKNRSRKPVEVLKTTGTNSNLSTPSTLTTTLVSSTKNRSNNSLSSLSSLTSEGQNRHLHPSCYLNPHLDHQQPFSVYNHSSSSSRPPGIGLSSQDSNTSLLFDSGSYSNADLRYVYGLKEEVDEHSFFSEEPSRTHLQNSTHGYKQHSKQDQHHCDLMRNDVKMERKEATQKTIHFIDEWPVKEKDSWLELDDKSSNSGSVSTTQLSISIPTSSYDFPLFNTCRTHNGD; encoded by the exons ATGATGAGTGGAAAGAGCAGGTTTCCCTTCACTGCATCTCAATGGCAAGAGCTTGAACACCAAGCTCTCATCTTCAAGTATATGGTCTCAGGAATTCCCATCCCACCTGATCTTCTCTTCACCCTTAAAAGAAGCTATTTGGACTCTGCAGTACTACCTTCAAAGCTCTTCCCACACCATTCTCAACATGGTAATG tTGGGTGGAACTGTTTCCAAATGGGCTTAGGAAGGAAGATAGACCCTGAGCCAGGGAGGTGCAGGAGAACAGATGGCAAAAAATGGAGATGTTCCAAGGAAGCTTTTCCGGATTCAAAATACTGTGAAAGGCACATGCACAGAGGGAAGAACCGTTCAAGAAAGCCTGTGGAAGTTTTGAAAACAACTGGGACAAACTCGAATCTCTCAACCCCATCAACACTTACAACAACACTTGTCTCATCAACCAAGAATCGGTCTAATAACTCCCTTTCTTCACTGTCATCCCTGACTTCTGAAGGCCAAAACCGCCATCTTCACCCTTCCTGTTATCTCAACCCCCATCTTGATCATCAACAGCCTTTCAGTGTTTACAACCACAGTTCATCTTCTTCAAGGCCTCCTGGAATAGGTTTGTCATCTCAAGACAGCAACACATCATTGCTTTTCGACTCTGGGTCTTACTCTAATGCGGACTTAAG GTACGTTTATGGGCTTAAAGAGGAGGTTGATGAGCATTCATTCTTTTCAGAAGAGCCTTCAAGGACTCAT CTTCAGAACTCTACACATGGCTATAAACAACACAGCAAGCAAGATCAGCATCATTGTGATTTGATGAGGAATGATGTAAAAATGGAGAGAAAGGAAGCAACCCAGAAAACCATTCACTTCATTGATGAATGGCCagtaaaagaaaaagattcaTGGCTGGAGTTGGATGACAAATCATCAAACAGTGGATCTGTGTCCACTACCCAGCTTTCAATTTCGATTCCCACCTCTTCATATGACTTTCCTCTCTTCAATACTTGTAGAACTCATAATG GTGATTGA
- the LOC133797317 gene encoding growth-regulating factor 1-like isoform X5 codes for MMSGKSRFPFTASQWQELEHQALIFKYMVSGIPIPPDLLFTLKRSYLDSAVLPSKLFPHHSQHVGWNCFQMGLGRKIDPEPGRCRRTDGKKWRCSKEAFPDSKYCERHMHRGKNRSRKPVEVLKTTGTNSNLSTPSTLTTTLVSSTKNRSNNSLSSLSSLTSEGQNRHLHPSCYLNPHLDHQQPFSVYNHSSSSSRPPGIGLSSQDSNTSLLFDSGSYSNADLRYVYGLKEEVDEHSFFSEEPSRTHVRDLSMDDTWQLTPLTMSCSSSSSKQRSCSGLQSEHSYLQLQNSTHGYKQHSKQDQHHCDLMRNDVKMERKEATQKTIHFIDEWPVKEKDSWLELDDKSSNSGSVSTTQLSISIPTSSYDFPLFNTCRTHNGD; via the exons ATGATGAGTGGAAAGAGCAGGTTTCCCTTCACTGCATCTCAATGGCAAGAGCTTGAACACCAAGCTCTCATCTTCAAGTATATGGTCTCAGGAATTCCCATCCCACCTGATCTTCTCTTCACCCTTAAAAGAAGCTATTTGGACTCTGCAGTACTACCTTCAAAGCTCTTCCCACACCATTCTCAACATG tTGGGTGGAACTGTTTCCAAATGGGCTTAGGAAGGAAGATAGACCCTGAGCCAGGGAGGTGCAGGAGAACAGATGGCAAAAAATGGAGATGTTCCAAGGAAGCTTTTCCGGATTCAAAATACTGTGAAAGGCACATGCACAGAGGGAAGAACCGTTCAAGAAAGCCTGTGGAAGTTTTGAAAACAACTGGGACAAACTCGAATCTCTCAACCCCATCAACACTTACAACAACACTTGTCTCATCAACCAAGAATCGGTCTAATAACTCCCTTTCTTCACTGTCATCCCTGACTTCTGAAGGCCAAAACCGCCATCTTCACCCTTCCTGTTATCTCAACCCCCATCTTGATCATCAACAGCCTTTCAGTGTTTACAACCACAGTTCATCTTCTTCAAGGCCTCCTGGAATAGGTTTGTCATCTCAAGACAGCAACACATCATTGCTTTTCGACTCTGGGTCTTACTCTAATGCGGACTTAAG GTACGTTTATGGGCTTAAAGAGGAGGTTGATGAGCATTCATTCTTTTCAGAAGAGCCTTCAAGGACTCATGTAAGAGACTTATCTATGGATGACACTTGGCAACTCACGCCACTAACAATgagttgttcttcttcttcttcaaaacaGAGGAGTTGCTCTGGTTTACAAAGTGAGCATTCTTATTTGCAGCTTCAGAACTCTACACATGGCTATAAACAACACAGCAAGCAAGATCAGCATCATTGTGATTTGATGAGGAATGATGTAAAAATGGAGAGAAAGGAAGCAACCCAGAAAACCATTCACTTCATTGATGAATGGCCagtaaaagaaaaagattcaTGGCTGGAGTTGGATGACAAATCATCAAACAGTGGATCTGTGTCCACTACCCAGCTTTCAATTTCGATTCCCACCTCTTCATATGACTTTCCTCTCTTCAATACTTGTAGAACTCATAATG GTGATTGA